In Saccharicrinis fermentans DSM 9555 = JCM 21142, a genomic segment contains:
- the ltrA gene encoding group II intron reverse transcriptase/maturase, whose protein sequence is MSLDYVIEESYRRVKQNYSKGTGVDKMSFADIEKYGVSKFLKELQTELRTNTYRSQAVRQVEIPKEKKGEFRMLGIPTKKDRVAQMAVKMLIEPLWEADFITTSYGFRPKRGAQDAIKQIKQNIYDGHHFIYDADLSKYFDTIPHDKLFVLLKERISDKGILDIIEQWLTAPKQLKNGKLLSSTAGTPQGGVISPLLSNIYLHAFDRIVNNSKSKFSKANIRIVRYADDFVLMGTYYYSREILAHIDSLMTRMGLTINKEKTTILHVHKKSLFFLGFEFRVIRSKFAWNRKNYTNVRPSMKSRSKLFANIRELLAKRRHWKIEPLLYKLNSLLIGWLNYFSISKVTHIWETIKVIIKHLDYKLFKWLKSKGRKAHKSLRQRPYSTFVQSKRLLDLEKYARLKTLAKAQ, encoded by the coding sequence ATGAGCTTAGACTATGTGATAGAGGAATCCTATCGTAGAGTAAAACAGAATTATTCCAAAGGCACAGGAGTTGACAAGATGTCGTTTGCAGATATTGAGAAATATGGTGTATCCAAATTCCTCAAGGAGTTGCAAACAGAACTTCGTACCAATACCTACCGAAGTCAGGCTGTTCGTCAGGTAGAAATCCCGAAGGAGAAGAAAGGTGAGTTTCGCATGTTGGGTATTCCCACCAAAAAAGACAGAGTAGCACAAATGGCTGTTAAGATGCTGATTGAGCCACTTTGGGAAGCCGACTTTATTACTACTTCATATGGATTTAGACCCAAACGGGGGGCACAGGATGCAATCAAGCAAATCAAACAGAATATCTACGATGGACATCATTTCATCTATGATGCAGATTTATCGAAATACTTCGATACCATTCCTCACGATAAACTGTTTGTACTGCTTAAAGAACGCATCAGTGACAAAGGAATTCTGGATATTATCGAACAGTGGTTAACAGCCCCAAAACAATTAAAGAACGGAAAGTTGTTGTCGAGTACAGCAGGTACGCCGCAAGGAGGGGTTATTAGTCCATTGTTATCGAATATTTACCTACATGCTTTTGACCGAATAGTCAATAATTCAAAGAGTAAATTCTCCAAAGCAAACATACGAATTGTGCGTTATGCCGATGACTTTGTGCTTATGGGAACTTACTATTACAGCAGAGAAATATTAGCACATATCGATTCATTAATGACACGGATGGGGCTTACCATCAATAAGGAAAAGACAACTATTTTGCATGTGCATAAGAAAAGCCTATTCTTTTTGGGGTTTGAGTTCAGGGTAATCCGCTCCAAATTCGCTTGGAACAGGAAGAACTATACCAACGTCCGCCCGAGTATGAAATCAAGGAGTAAACTCTTTGCCAACATTCGTGAGCTTTTAGCAAAACGTAGGCATTGGAAGATTGAACCTTTGCTTTACAAGCTCAACTCATTATTAATAGGTTGGCTTAATTATTTCTCTATAAGTAAGGTAACGCACATTTGGGAAACCATAAAGGTTATCATCAAACACTTGGATTATAAACTATTTAAATGGCTCAAAAGCAAAGGACGTAAAGCGCACAAGTCGCTTCGCCAGCGACCATACAGTACTTTTGTACAAAGCAAAAGGCTGTTAGACTTGGAAAAGTATGCACGCTTGAAAACCCTTGCGAAAGCTCAATGA
- a CDS encoding protein kinase domain-containing protein: MAKYRIVKKLGKGGNGTVYKVVDAQGNFFAKKILNRKASPKNYQRFKDEIEVLYSLNDRKGVIEIIESYLPKKITESNKAFYIMPLATTLKEHIQDLDDETIIKLVIKLCDGLLYLHSRGITHRDIKPDNILVVDGEPVFSDFGLANFPKKKRISNLDEKIGPYWTIAPEMKRISSTSEYKKADIYSFAKTVWMILAKEWKSFDGQYIPDSNISLNNYVDLIINRTRMGGVWNYESLVLLDRLLINATNNNPSERPSAIQFKEQFEFWYTSNLDYTLRNIYEWEDALSKIFPVSIPVSCTWEKPEAILQVLKILFERYDNLNHAFYPRGGGMDFEKIEIYELEELLLINRDVVLKPKILIFESMNSYDWSYFRLEVDEIEPVFTDNISEFEERLFVLPDGRYSEIETDETVEYSRFFKGSFVITNKMSKINQLSGRYNAYSGLHNKHSNSEYKVILTELMK; the protein is encoded by the coding sequence ATGGCAAAATATAGAATAGTAAAGAAACTAGGAAAAGGAGGAAATGGAACTGTCTACAAGGTGGTAGATGCTCAAGGAAACTTCTTTGCGAAAAAGATTTTAAACAGAAAAGCTTCACCAAAGAATTACCAAAGATTTAAAGATGAAATTGAAGTACTGTATTCATTGAATGACAGAAAAGGAGTTATTGAAATTATTGAATCTTATTTGCCAAAAAAGATTACTGAAAGCAATAAGGCTTTTTATATAATGCCATTAGCCACAACATTAAAGGAGCATATTCAAGATTTAGATGACGAAACAATAATTAAGCTTGTTATAAAACTCTGCGATGGATTATTATATCTTCATTCTAGAGGAATTACACACCGAGATATTAAACCTGACAACATATTAGTAGTGGACGGGGAACCTGTATTCTCTGACTTTGGATTAGCAAACTTCCCAAAGAAAAAAAGGATTTCAAATTTAGACGAAAAAATTGGCCCCTACTGGACAATTGCTCCAGAAATGAAAAGAATTTCAAGCACTTCAGAATACAAGAAAGCTGACATTTATTCTTTTGCGAAAACGGTTTGGATGATTTTAGCAAAAGAGTGGAAAAGTTTTGACGGACAATATATTCCTGATAGTAATATTTCTTTAAATAATTATGTCGACTTAATTATTAACAGGACTAGAATGGGTGGTGTATGGAATTATGAATCATTAGTTTTACTTGACAGGCTTTTAATAAATGCAACTAACAATAACCCGTCCGAGCGTCCTAGTGCTATTCAATTTAAAGAACAATTTGAATTTTGGTACACAAGCAATCTAGATTATACATTGAGAAATATTTACGAATGGGAAGACGCATTATCTAAAATATTTCCTGTTTCCATTCCTGTTTCCTGTACTTGGGAAAAACCCGAAGCTATTCTTCAAGTCTTGAAAATACTATTTGAAAGATATGATAACCTTAACCACGCTTTTTATCCCCGTGGAGGAGGAATGGATTTTGAAAAAATAGAAATATACGAATTGGAAGAACTCCTTCTTATAAACAGAGATGTAGTTTTAAAACCAAAAATTCTCATTTTTGAATCAATGAACAGCTATGATTGGAGTTATTTTAGATTGGAGGTAGACGAAATAGAACCAGTTTTTACAGATAATATAAGTGAATTTGAAGAACGTTTATTTGTTTTACCCGATGGTAGATATTCAGAAATTGAAACGGATGAAACAGTAGAATATTCACGGTTTTTTAAAGGAAGCTTTGTAATAACAAATAAGATGTCTAAAATCAATCAATTATCAGGTCGTTATAATGCCTATAGTGGGCTACATAATAAACATTCAAACTCTGAATACAAAGTGATATTAACTGAATTAATGAAATAA
- a CDS encoding IS91 family transposase — translation MSHTENSKQKIEVADVVRSCQDDIATKLRLNKEQQKAIEAITRCRTSEAGGHIAYCNNSSCSYSQQSYNSCRNRHCPKCQYLKQQQWVNKLTSRLMPGRYFHIVFTIPRELHPLFYINQQACYDLLFRSASQALQNAGRNPSFLGADVGALCVLHTWGQTLMYHPHIHMLVPAGGLSTDGMEWVASPKKFFVPVKALSGMFRGILVKQLEKLLIKEKLRLPKEFEGAQMLKSELYSKRWNVYCKKAFGGINSVLQYLGRYTHRVAISNNRLTSLSDKQVSFTYKDYRQNSKQKQMTLNQLEFVRRFIHHVLPSGFFKIRYVGILATVHIHGKREQVIALVGENMWLSNLEGLTSYEVLRALIGKDPCICPKCNKGIMVRTRILHQLE, via the coding sequence ATGAGTCACACCGAAAATAGTAAACAGAAAATAGAAGTGGCCGATGTTGTGAGGAGCTGTCAAGATGATATTGCTACCAAGTTAAGGTTGAACAAAGAACAACAAAAAGCTATTGAAGCTATAACAAGGTGCCGTACATCAGAAGCAGGCGGTCATATTGCGTATTGTAATAACAGCAGCTGTAGTTACAGTCAACAGTCCTATAACTCTTGTCGCAATAGACATTGCCCCAAGTGTCAGTATTTAAAGCAGCAGCAATGGGTCAATAAGCTCACTAGTCGATTAATGCCCGGACGCTACTTTCATATTGTATTTACCATACCAAGGGAGCTACATCCATTGTTTTACATCAACCAACAAGCATGTTATGACTTACTGTTTCGTTCTGCCTCCCAAGCTTTACAAAATGCAGGACGCAATCCTTCATTTTTAGGTGCTGATGTTGGAGCACTATGTGTACTGCATACCTGGGGGCAAACATTAATGTATCATCCCCATATTCATATGCTGGTTCCCGCTGGCGGCCTGTCTACGGATGGTATGGAATGGGTTGCTTCGCCCAAGAAGTTCTTTGTGCCCGTAAAGGCATTGTCTGGCATGTTTAGAGGTATACTAGTTAAGCAACTCGAAAAACTACTGATCAAGGAAAAACTGAGGTTACCTAAGGAGTTTGAAGGAGCTCAAATGTTGAAATCAGAACTGTACAGTAAACGATGGAATGTATACTGTAAAAAGGCGTTTGGGGGTATCAACAGTGTATTACAATACTTGGGCAGATACACCCATCGGGTAGCTATATCTAATAATAGGCTAACATCTTTATCGGACAAGCAAGTGAGCTTTACCTATAAAGATTACAGACAAAATAGCAAGCAAAAACAAATGACCTTAAATCAACTTGAATTTGTGAGGCGTTTTATACATCACGTCTTACCTAGCGGATTCTTTAAAATCAGATATGTTGGCATACTTGCAACGGTACATATACATGGTAAACGAGAACAGGTAATTGCACTAGTGGGTGAAAATATGTGGTTGTCAAACCTCGAAGGCCTTACCTCATATGAAGTGTTAAGAGCATTAATAGGAAAGGATCCTTGCATATGCCCCAAATGCAATAAAGGCATAATGGTTCGCACAAGGATATTGCACCAACTAGAATGA
- a CDS encoding tyrosine-type recombinase/integrase: MQSNKSVKVELEQLRIYFKQYRPSKYLFEGFKKGKKYSATSFRKIVSRAALSVGINKGVSPHVLRHCFATHMLERGINLKRLQLLMGHSSLKTTSGYLHLAHPYLGEVPNLLIPIKQAQP; the protein is encoded by the coding sequence ATTCAAAGCAATAAATCTGTTAAAGTAGAATTAGAACAACTCAGAATTTATTTTAAACAGTATCGTCCTTCGAAGTATCTTTTTGAGGGCTTTAAAAAAGGGAAGAAATATTCCGCAACAAGTTTTCGTAAGATAGTATCACGTGCTGCCTTATCAGTAGGTATAAATAAAGGCGTATCGCCTCATGTGTTACGACATTGTTTTGCTACTCATATGCTTGAAAGAGGTATCAATTTGAAACGGTTGCAGTTACTGATGGGACACAGTTCACTAAAAACAACCTCAGGTTATCTTCATTTGGCTCACCCTTACCTTGGCGAAGTTCCCAATTTGTTAATTCCAATAAAACAGGCACAGCCATGA
- a CDS encoding tyrosine-type recombinase/integrase codes for MDILGNKWDGIKIKRPRVAKKLPTVLSQSDAYRLVTSSYNVKHRTLMMLTYATGMRCEEALSLLPEQIDSARLVVRIKGKGNKSREVPLPEDILVLL; via the coding sequence GTGGATATACTTGGGAACAAGTGGGATGGCATTAAGATAAAGCGTCCAAGAGTAGCGAAGAAACTACCCACGGTTTTGTCTCAGTCAGATGCCTATCGTTTGGTGACAAGTTCATATAATGTCAAACATCGTACATTAATGATGTTGACTTATGCAACGGGCATGCGGTGCGAAGAAGCTCTAAGTTTGTTGCCTGAGCAAATAGATTCGGCACGTTTGGTTGTACGCATAAAGGGCAAGGGTAATAAAAGCCGAGAAGTACCACTTCCAGAGGATATATTAGTTCTACTTTAA
- a CDS encoding tyrosine-type recombinase/integrase encodes MPVKPKIILSLAQHRKMDVVKIGINKKVTPHMLRHSFATHLLEHGVDLRYIQTFLGHVSSTTTEIYTHVSKRSLANIKSPLDQITEYKQLNN; translated from the coding sequence ATGCCTGTAAAGCCCAAAATAATCCTCTCTTTAGCACAACACCGGAAGATGGATGTTGTAAAAATAGGAATAAACAAAAAGGTGACTCCACATATGCTACGCCACTCATTTGCAACTCATTTATTAGAACATGGTGTCGACCTTAGATACATTCAAACGTTTTTAGGTCATGTATCGAGTACCACAACAGAAATTTACACACACGTAAGCAAACGATCTCTTGCAAATATAAAAAGCCCTTTAGACCAAATTACAGAATATAAACAACTCAATAACTGA
- a CDS encoding helix-turn-helix domain-containing protein, giving the protein MTKKEGVNNMKTKSWSEIKNDVYGEKGTERRDELERDFESFKIGLLLRQAREEKHLTQTELADRVDKKRTYISRVENNGSNLTLKTLYDIVEKGLGGKVKIQIEL; this is encoded by the coding sequence TTGACGAAAAAAGAAGGGGTGAATAATATGAAAACTAAAAGTTGGTCTGAAATAAAGAATGATGTATATGGTGAAAAAGGTACAGAAAGACGTGACGAACTGGAACGTGATTTTGAATCTTTTAAAATAGGACTTTTATTACGCCAAGCAAGAGAGGAAAAACATCTAACACAAACAGAACTTGCTGACAGAGTAGATAAAAAACGCACATATATATCACGTGTAGAAAATAATGGTAGCAACTTGACTTTAAAAACCCTTTATGACATTGTTGAAAAAGGACTGGGTGGAAAAGTTAAAATTCAAATAGAACTCTAA
- a CDS encoding type II toxin-antitoxin system RelE/ParE family toxin: protein MDRVREVIAYKNYFQDFLKNQTIKVQDKIFKVIEIIETYERIPSQYLKAITGTDGLYEARVKLASDIWRVFCFFDKGKLVILLNGFQKKT, encoded by the coding sequence ATGGATAGAGTAAGAGAAGTAATTGCATATAAAAATTATTTTCAAGACTTCCTGAAAAACCAAACAATTAAAGTTCAGGACAAAATATTTAAAGTCATTGAAATAATTGAGACATACGAAAGAATACCGTCTCAATATCTTAAAGCAATTACTGGAACTGACGGACTTTATGAAGCACGAGTAAAATTGGCTTCAGATATTTGGAGAGTCTTTTGCTTTTTTGACAAAGGGAAATTGGTGATTTTACTTAATGGATTTCAGAAGAAAACATAG
- the ltrA gene encoding group II intron reverse transcriptase/maturase codes for MKRRKRNTSNLIERVIHPANLTIACKDVVRNKGAGGIDGMSVSELKHHLDLHRNQLVEEILTCAYLPQPIRGKEIPKGGGKTRQLGIPTAIDRMLQQAVSRVVMMHYEIDFSTYSYGFRPERNTQQAAGKALSYINSGYQHIVEIDLKEFFDRVDHAILLQLLYRKIKCPKTMCLIRRWLRAPLEKDGKLTKRRMGVPQGSPISPLLSNIILHELDSEMERLGLRFVRYADDFSIYCKTKSQARKVGNDIYIFLRDKLKLPINRDKSGIRRPVNFQILGFGFVPIYKKGIKGKYQLVVAPKRWKSFKAKLKEVTRKTTPMSFDERISKLIEIQRGWINNFKYANIKTKLEELDGWLRNRLRYCIWHHWKKPERKRKNLIRLGIEAGMAYAWSRSRMGGWAIAQSPILGTTITVQRLQKRGYIPLASMYNEITATLPTKTNSLFPVM; via the coding sequence ATGAAAAGAAGAAAACGGAACACCAGTAATTTAATTGAACGGGTAATACATCCAGCAAACTTAACCATAGCTTGCAAGGATGTAGTACGTAACAAAGGTGCAGGCGGTATAGATGGTATGTCAGTTTCCGAACTTAAACACCATCTAGATTTACACCGTAATCAATTGGTTGAAGAGATACTGACTTGTGCATATTTGCCACAACCCATCAGAGGCAAAGAAATACCCAAAGGAGGTGGTAAAACCCGTCAACTAGGTATTCCTACTGCTATTGACCGTATGCTGCAACAGGCAGTGTCACGGGTGGTAATGATGCATTATGAAATAGATTTTTCTACCTATAGTTATGGCTTCCGACCTGAGCGTAATACGCAACAAGCAGCAGGAAAAGCCTTGAGTTATATCAATTCAGGCTACCAACATATTGTTGAGATTGACCTAAAAGAGTTTTTCGATAGGGTTGACCATGCAATTCTGTTGCAGTTGCTATACCGCAAGATTAAATGCCCAAAAACCATGTGTTTAATTCGTCGTTGGTTACGCGCTCCACTTGAAAAAGATGGTAAACTGACCAAACGACGGATGGGAGTTCCACAAGGTAGCCCGATTAGTCCATTATTGTCAAATATAATTCTTCATGAATTAGACTCAGAAATGGAAAGATTAGGGTTGCGCTTTGTACGTTATGCTGATGATTTTAGCATCTATTGCAAAACGAAATCGCAGGCTAGGAAGGTCGGAAATGACATTTACATATTTCTTAGGGATAAATTGAAACTCCCTATCAATAGAGACAAAAGTGGCATCAGACGACCAGTAAACTTCCAAATACTCGGCTTCGGTTTTGTACCGATCTATAAGAAAGGTATCAAGGGAAAATACCAATTGGTAGTTGCCCCAAAAAGATGGAAGAGTTTTAAAGCAAAACTTAAAGAAGTCACTCGAAAGACTACTCCAATGAGCTTTGATGAACGCATTAGTAAGTTAATTGAAATCCAACGAGGTTGGATTAACAACTTCAAATATGCCAATATCAAAACAAAACTGGAAGAGTTGGATGGCTGGCTCCGTAATCGTCTTAGATACTGCATTTGGCATCATTGGAAAAAGCCTGAGCGGAAAAGGAAAAACCTGATCCGATTAGGCATTGAAGCTGGTATGGCCTATGCTTGGAGCAGAAGCCGTATGGGTGGTTGGGCTATCGCTCAAAGTCCTATTTTAGGAACAACCATTACGGTGCAACGACTTCAAAAGCGAGGCTATATCCCATTAGCTTCTATGTACAATGAAATAACAGCTACTTTACCTACTAAGACAAATTCGCTATTCCCCGTGATGTAA
- a CDS encoding integrase core domain-containing protein: MKEVCSITQKPYPKRLIFKVVGYSSSTWYEKPVAKTGKRGRKPLHSDETVLHEIKVEIQNSVFKSEGYFKVKKRMQRRPNNAIRAGKERVNKLMRENDLLSPNRRSRSTKKNDHKGRIITDKPNIMWATDGKKFWINGSGWHWFFGVIDHFNDEILAWHIAKIGNRFAAMEPVRSAIRKQFGSVNRDVCRGMELQLRSDHGSQYDSADFMNEMKFLGLGMSKAYVRSPECNGIIERFHRTLEEELLQIKPFNSIEEAQREIAEFIDNYNTHWILHRLNHYSPMEYKRMYIEALKNAQSDTSGNIEPEGQFVLLLSGSIPRKKDQTQKISKGVKLAEISLS; the protein is encoded by the coding sequence ATGAAAGAGGTTTGCTCTATAACGCAAAAACCATATCCAAAGCGACTTATATTTAAGGTAGTGGGTTATAGTAGTAGCACATGGTATGAGAAACCAGTGGCAAAAACAGGTAAACGAGGTAGAAAACCCCTTCATAGTGATGAGACCGTCTTGCATGAGATCAAGGTTGAAATTCAGAATAGTGTATTTAAATCTGAAGGCTATTTCAAGGTTAAAAAGCGCATGCAAAGAAGGCCTAACAATGCCATTAGGGCTGGGAAAGAGCGAGTGAATAAGCTTATGCGTGAGAATGATTTACTGAGTCCAAACAGGAGATCCAGAAGTACTAAGAAGAACGATCATAAGGGGCGCATTATAACTGACAAACCAAATATAATGTGGGCCACTGATGGCAAAAAGTTCTGGATTAATGGAAGTGGGTGGCACTGGTTTTTCGGTGTTATTGACCATTTTAATGACGAAATATTGGCATGGCATATAGCAAAGATTGGTAACCGTTTTGCGGCTATGGAGCCAGTACGTTCTGCTATTCGGAAACAATTTGGCTCCGTTAATAGAGATGTTTGCAGAGGTATGGAGCTGCAGTTACGTAGTGATCACGGTTCACAATATGACTCTGCAGACTTTATGAATGAGATGAAGTTTCTTGGCCTAGGAATGTCGAAGGCGTATGTGAGGTCGCCGGAATGCAATGGCATAATTGAGCGGTTTCACCGTACCCTGGAGGAAGAGCTTCTACAGATCAAGCCTTTTAATTCTATTGAGGAAGCTCAACGGGAAATAGCTGAATTTATTGACAATTACAATACACATTGGATATTACACAGGTTGAACCATTACTCCCCGATGGAGTATAAACGAATGTATATAGAAGCGCTGAAGAACGCCCAGTCCGATACTTCGGGTAATATTGAGCCAGAGGGCCAGTTTGTCCTCCTTTTGAGTGGTTCGATACCACGAAAAAAGGATCAAACACAAAAAATAAGCAAAGGGGTAAAACTTGCGGAAATATCCCTTTCGTAG
- a CDS encoding transposase, with the protein MEKKTRFTTKIKTEIVLSLLRGESMEAASRKYGVTIADLSFWRDQFVKHGADGFKRKPDDSRLKEAERMIGKLQMELELKKKRTNW; encoded by the coding sequence ATGGAAAAAAAGACACGTTTTACGACAAAAATCAAAACAGAAATTGTTCTGTCCTTGCTTCGAGGAGAAAGCATGGAGGCTGCAAGCCGTAAGTATGGAGTAACGATCGCCGATTTGAGTTTTTGGCGTGATCAGTTTGTTAAGCATGGAGCTGATGGATTTAAGCGCAAGCCCGATGATTCTAGACTAAAGGAGGCCGAACGTATGATTGGTAAGCTGCAAATGGAGTTGGAACTCAAAAAAAAAAGAACGAATTGGTAG
- a CDS encoding transposase has translation MGSFAYDVCNELVLDAQIIKRKGSELDLAVKHLEILSSQSDILVFDRGYPSHWLIGLLMKENYKFCFRLSTAWKDAVELVKSNNSDIDFTLKRRSNRDLSKIREYDIPLEIKGLRLVCIELSSGEKEVLLTNLTNRKNFTLNDLKQLYHMRWSVEEGFKSFKKSLHLEQFTGKTTIAIKQDFYAKVFMLNLSSMIRTQAINSNIKSTKNRKYKQQANKTQSLAKLKDFFLDIIYSSTPKVFITKLIEILSKRLEIIRPGRSFKRPDTSIRRRHKGLTSKGI, from the coding sequence ATAGGATCATTTGCATATGATGTTTGCAATGAATTAGTGCTAGATGCCCAAATAATAAAACGAAAAGGAAGTGAACTAGATCTTGCTGTAAAACACCTAGAAATTCTTAGCTCTCAATCTGACATTTTAGTATTTGATAGAGGTTATCCAAGTCATTGGCTCATTGGATTATTAATGAAGGAAAATTATAAATTCTGTTTTCGGTTAAGTACGGCTTGGAAAGATGCTGTTGAATTAGTTAAAAGTAATAATAGTGATATTGATTTTACATTAAAAAGACGCTCTAATAGAGATTTAAGTAAAATTAGGGAATATGATATTCCCTTGGAGATTAAAGGACTTCGCTTGGTTTGCATTGAATTATCATCAGGAGAAAAGGAAGTTTTGCTAACAAATTTAACAAATAGAAAAAATTTCACATTAAATGACCTTAAGCAACTTTACCATATGAGATGGTCCGTTGAAGAAGGATTTAAATCTTTCAAAAAATCACTTCATTTAGAGCAATTTACTGGAAAAACAACTATTGCAATAAAACAGGATTTTTATGCAAAGGTTTTTATGCTAAATCTATCTTCGATGATAAGAACACAAGCTATAAATAGCAATATAAAGTCAACAAAAAATAGAAAATATAAGCAGCAAGCAAACAAAACACAATCATTAGCTAAACTAAAAGATTTCTTTTTAGATATCATATATTCAAGTACCCCCAAGGTTTTTATAACTAAATTAATTGAGATACTCTCAAAAAGATTAGAAATAATAAGACCCGGAAGGTCATTTAAAAGACCTGATACATCAATCAGGCGAAGACATAAAGGTTTAACATCTAAAGGGATATGA